A region of Moorena producens PAL-8-15-08-1 DNA encodes the following proteins:
- a CDS encoding HesB/IscA family protein, translating into MAQATESQQKGIQLTDKALKHVLALQQSQGKDLYLRVGVRQGGCSGLSYMMDFEEPSNIRENDEIFDYDGFKIICDPKSLLYLYGLVLDYSDAMIGGGFQFTNPNANQSCGCGKSFSV; encoded by the coding sequence ATGGCACAAGCAACTGAGTCACAGCAAAAAGGTATTCAACTGACAGACAAAGCCCTAAAGCATGTTTTAGCCCTGCAACAAAGCCAAGGAAAAGACCTTTACCTGCGAGTTGGTGTTCGCCAGGGAGGCTGTTCAGGACTGTCTTACATGATGGATTTTGAAGAACCTAGTAACATTCGGGAGAATGATGAAATCTTTGACTACGATGGTTTCAAAATAATCTGTGATCCAAAAAGTCTGCTTTATCTCTACGGTCTGGTACTGGATTATAGCGATGCTATGATTGGTGGTGGATTCCAATTCACCAACCCCAATGCCAATCAAAGCTGTGGCTGTGGTAAGTCGTTTAGCGTTTAG
- a CDS encoding M48 family metallopeptidase, with protein sequence MTKTSLFGLKADHFRHPLDLEATTALKQLPGIDLVVRNLLGPVAEQFFYLNNISASVLVGQNQLPHLHKLLEDACTTLDLEPPQLYVQQNPSPNAYTFAMRGKQPFIVLHTSLIDLLTPEEIQAVIAHELGHLKCEHGVYLTPLNIMVLAASLIPNWGMLIAQSIQEKMLEWLRCAEFSCDRAALLATQNPRVVMSVLMKLAGGSPTLAPQLNLDAFIAQARAYDSAGDTELGQVLQQLQISQLSHPLPVLRAREIDRWASSQSYQSLLNQQLISYNNGDAQTGGWRNW encoded by the coding sequence ATGACTAAAACATCACTATTTGGTCTGAAGGCAGATCATTTTCGTCATCCCCTAGATTTGGAAGCAACCACAGCCCTGAAACAGTTGCCAGGGATAGACTTGGTGGTGCGAAATTTACTAGGTCCTGTAGCGGAACAGTTTTTTTACCTGAACAATATCTCTGCTAGTGTCTTGGTGGGACAAAATCAACTGCCCCATCTTCATAAACTACTCGAAGATGCCTGCACAACTTTAGATTTAGAGCCGCCTCAACTTTATGTGCAGCAAAATCCCTCTCCCAATGCCTATACCTTCGCTATGCGGGGTAAGCAGCCTTTCATTGTCTTGCACACCTCTTTAATTGATCTGCTGACACCAGAGGAAATTCAGGCGGTTATTGCCCATGAACTGGGTCATCTCAAATGCGAACATGGGGTGTACCTGACACCGCTCAATATCATGGTATTAGCGGCTAGTTTAATTCCGAATTGGGGGATGCTCATTGCTCAAAGCATACAGGAGAAGATGTTAGAGTGGCTACGATGTGCGGAATTCAGTTGCGATCGCGCTGCTTTACTGGCTACTCAAAATCCGAGAGTGGTCATGTCTGTATTGATGAAACTAGCTGGTGGTTCCCCAACTCTGGCACCACAACTGAACCTAGATGCGTTTATTGCTCAAGCTAGGGCTTACGATAGCGCTGGTGATACTGAGCTGGGTCAAGTACTCCAACAATTGCAGATCTCTCAACTGAGCCATCCCTTACCTGTACTACGGGCGCGAGAAATTGACCGTTGGGCAAGTTCTCAATCTTATCAGTCCTTGTTAAATCAGCAGCTAATTAGTTATAATAATGGAGATGCCCAAACGGGCGGGTGGCGAAATTGGTAG
- a CDS encoding class I SAM-dependent methyltransferase, whose amino-acid sequence MIDQRLQRSKLDESDDALFYSFPRFVTHVDEGFIDQLVNLYRERLQPNTRILDLMSSWVSHLPEDMEFAHVEGHGMNGEELVKNPRLNHYFIQDLNQNQQLPLPDQDFDAVLIAVSVQYLQYPEKVFAEIHRVLKPGGIAIVSFSNRMFFQKAIQSWRDGSEQSRVELVKTYYQSIPGFSSPEVVARPSPLPTFLLQLGITGGDPFYAVLANRTN is encoded by the coding sequence ATGATCGACCAGCGCCTTCAACGCAGTAAATTGGATGAGAGCGATGATGCTCTGTTCTATTCATTTCCACGGTTTGTGACTCATGTCGATGAGGGCTTTATTGATCAGCTGGTAAACCTCTATCGGGAGCGACTACAACCCAACACCCGTATCCTCGATCTTATGAGTAGTTGGGTTTCTCACTTACCAGAAGACATGGAGTTTGCTCATGTTGAGGGGCATGGGATGAATGGCGAAGAATTGGTCAAAAATCCTAGACTTAATCACTACTTTATCCAAGACTTGAATCAAAATCAGCAATTGCCATTGCCTGACCAAGACTTTGATGCTGTCCTGATTGCTGTTTCAGTTCAGTATCTTCAGTACCCCGAAAAAGTTTTTGCTGAGATTCATCGCGTCTTAAAACCAGGGGGAATAGCAATTGTTAGCTTTTCTAACCGAATGTTTTTTCAAAAGGCGATTCAGTCTTGGCGAGATGGTAGCGAGCAAAGTCGAGTGGAGTTAGTGAAAACCTATTACCAGTCTATTCCTGGATTTAGTTCGCCTGAGGTTGTGGCTCGACCCTCCCCGCTTCCTACTTTTCTGCTACAGCTTGGGATCACTGGAGGCGATCCATTCTATGCAGTACTGGCTAATCGAACTAATTGA
- a CDS encoding RuBisCO accumulation factor 1: protein MTEVPPGSPESHPQTNSEQINTEDLLTLLRRKECNWVEWGKACQQLQKAGYSSQVIFEETGFEPIQQNQVMVASQVYTSLITVGVSDQVRSRFESTGSDSLYELRILTQEERAAAAEFLVARNLNSEGAHEVAKALKTFSRRSRPPEGFTNHPGDAVAYQYWKLAKQHNDLQERSRLIARGLMFAHTQQARQQIEELLTGAFGSTQRPAPRLPIYRLEAEEDLPRLLPVVGSLPLTIADLNQVPKTDYTGAFSIVKGLREQTFVAVPGWQVVLKAQDPVVILCNSNQLPIQQNNKPEEILLIIDRSQQQWDGDSYFLVEESGQLEIKWFPDSPDVSFLGRLILLLRPKKILDEALSQDVWQIDE, encoded by the coding sequence ATGACTGAAGTACCACCAGGCTCTCCTGAAAGTCACCCTCAAACCAATTCAGAACAGATAAATACTGAAGATTTATTAACCTTACTGCGGCGCAAAGAATGCAACTGGGTGGAGTGGGGTAAAGCCTGTCAGCAGCTACAAAAAGCTGGCTACAGTTCTCAGGTAATTTTTGAAGAAACTGGGTTTGAGCCAATTCAACAGAATCAAGTGATGGTGGCATCTCAGGTTTACACAAGTTTGATTACAGTAGGGGTGTCCGATCAAGTGCGATCGCGTTTTGAGAGTACTGGTAGCGATTCCCTGTACGAGTTGCGGATTCTCACCCAAGAGGAACGAGCTGCTGCTGCTGAATTTCTGGTTGCTAGAAACTTGAACTCCGAAGGAGCCCATGAAGTTGCCAAAGCACTCAAGACCTTTTCCCGCAGAAGCCGTCCACCCGAGGGATTCACCAATCATCCTGGAGATGCTGTTGCCTATCAGTATTGGAAACTTGCCAAACAACACAATGATTTGCAAGAACGTTCTCGTTTGATTGCCCGAGGCTTGATGTTTGCTCATACTCAACAAGCCCGACAACAAATCGAAGAATTACTCACAGGAGCATTTGGTAGCACTCAGCGTCCAGCCCCCAGACTACCCATATACCGCCTCGAAGCTGAAGAAGATTTACCCCGCTTGCTTCCCGTAGTGGGATCCTTACCCCTGACAATAGCTGATCTCAACCAGGTTCCTAAAACTGACTATACCGGTGCTTTCAGTATAGTTAAAGGGCTTCGAGAGCAGACGTTCGTGGCAGTACCCGGCTGGCAGGTAGTTTTGAAGGCACAAGATCCAGTGGTGATTTTGTGTAACAGTAATCAGCTGCCTATTCAACAGAATAACAAACCTGAAGAGATTTTGCTTATTATTGACCGCTCACAGCAGCAGTGGGATGGGGACAGCTACTTTTTGGTTGAAGAATCAGGACAGTTGGAGATTAAGTGGTTTCCAGATTCTCCTGATGTTAGTTTTTTGGGACGCCTCATCCTACTATTACGACCCAAAAAAATTCTGGATGAAGCCTTGAGTCAAGATGTCTGGCAAATTGATGAGTAA
- a CDS encoding DUF445 domain-containing protein: MDLFNLFLLFVPPIAGGIIGYFTNDLAIKMLFRPYRPIYLGKRQLPFTPGLIPRNQERLAKRVADTIMGSLLTPTELQRLAKRLLHTERVEAAILWLLNLALDQVRSDKQQKTAHILAGILRDLIGESLPRMLKVLARRKDFLEAQLNHVFDQILLEFRLDQEQARKLSEWILKVVLPPDILRQAVIDFLTDRNIQIIDEDFREKSSGTYWVVANLFGLRNALIRLRSFCLDEKEATNARIEELIVALGTRDRLREWLQNVSLQNLPLSTVRQLRKTMRDSVRAYIQEGGAGFIQGLNQSIDWEKVSVLIVNRLRESAIMTTSLTMISQELALVIERYLEEDLEKIMTEVIPILSIDEVIVERVNATSPKDMEITIQTLVKSELQAIVNLGGILGVMVGLFQTVLLLLTGGI, translated from the coding sequence TTGGATCTGTTTAACTTGTTCTTGTTGTTTGTTCCTCCTATAGCTGGGGGAATTATTGGCTATTTCACCAATGATTTAGCCATAAAAATGTTGTTCCGTCCCTACAGACCAATTTACCTCGGTAAGCGTCAGCTACCTTTTACACCAGGTTTAATTCCCCGCAACCAGGAACGGCTGGCTAAGCGAGTGGCTGACACTATTATGGGGTCTTTGCTGACGCCAACAGAGTTACAGCGTTTGGCAAAGCGTCTGCTGCATACTGAACGTGTGGAAGCAGCGATCTTGTGGCTATTAAACTTAGCGCTAGATCAAGTCCGGTCGGATAAGCAACAGAAAACAGCTCATATTCTTGCTGGGATTCTCCGAGACTTGATCGGGGAATCGTTGCCACGTATGCTAAAAGTCTTAGCCCGTCGTAAGGATTTTCTAGAAGCCCAACTTAATCATGTTTTTGACCAGATTTTATTGGAGTTTCGACTGGATCAAGAACAAGCTCGGAAGCTTTCTGAGTGGATATTAAAAGTAGTACTCCCCCCAGATATTTTGCGACAGGCAGTTATTGATTTCCTAACTGACCGCAACATTCAAATCATTGATGAAGACTTTCGGGAAAAGTCCAGTGGGACATACTGGGTAGTGGCAAATTTATTTGGTCTGCGCAATGCTTTGATCCGCCTGCGAAGCTTTTGCCTTGACGAAAAAGAAGCGACTAATGCTCGCATCGAAGAGTTAATTGTGGCTCTAGGAACTCGCGATCGCTTGCGGGAATGGTTGCAAAATGTTTCATTGCAAAATCTGCCTTTGTCAACAGTGAGACAGCTACGGAAAACTATGCGGGATTCGGTGCGTGCTTATATTCAAGAGGGTGGTGCTGGATTTATACAAGGATTAAATCAATCTATTGACTGGGAAAAGGTGTCTGTGTTAATTGTTAATCGGCTCCGAGAGTCAGCAATTATGACTACATCGTTAACAATGATTAGCCAGGAACTTGCTTTGGTGATAGAGCGCTACCTGGAGGAGGATTTGGAAAAAATTATGACTGAAGTGATTCCGATTTTATCTATTGATGAGGTGATTGTTGAACGGGTAAACGCTACTTCTCCAAAAGATATGGAAATCACGATTCAGACTTTAGTAAAAAGTGAATTACAAGCTATTGTGAATTTAGGGGGTATTTTAGGGGTAATGGTAGGACTATTTCAAACAGTGTTGCTGCTGTTGACAGGAGGAATTTAA
- a CDS encoding four helix bundle protein — protein sequence MKKEPITSHQELKVYQMAFDAAMKIFEFSKKFPVEERYSLS from the coding sequence ATGAAGAAAGAACCAATTACAAGTCATCAAGAATTGAAAGTGTATCAAATGGCATTCGATGCTGCTATGAAAATCTTTGAATTCTCCAAAAAGTTTCCCGTTGAAGAACGTTATTCATTGTCTTGA
- a CDS encoding four helix bundle protein, with protein sequence MRRSSRSVCANLAEAWRKRRYEAAFVAKLNDCVRVASPKELAEAAESQTWIEFAVKCNYLDVESAREVYGIYNQVLGGLVSMITNPSPWLMKR encoded by the coding sequence ATTCGTCGCTCATCACGATCTGTTTGTGCAAATCTAGCTGAAGCTTGGAGAAAGCGTCGATATGAAGCAGCTTTTGTAGCTAAACTCAATGACTGTGTTCGCGTAGCGTCTCCGAAGGAGTTAGCTGAAGCTGCTGAAAGTCAGACTTGGATCGAGTTTGCTGTCAAATGCAACTATCTGGATGTGGAATCAGCTAGAGAAGTATATGGAATCTATAACCAAGTTTTAGGTGGTTTGGTAAGTATGATTACTAACCCCTCACCTTGGTTAATGAAACGTTGA